The Erinaceus europaeus chromosome 13, mEriEur2.1, whole genome shotgun sequence genome segment ACTTTACCTTTGTATACATATAATCAATAATCCAACAACTTAAGAATTAGTAAAAATTTAATTacctgaaaaataataatatatgtaagTAAATTTAATGTCAGTGTACAAAATCTCTATTCTTTAGCTCTTTCCTACTTTAACTAGGTATTCAACTAATTAGGTATTTAATTAGATATTAAATTATTATTCAAACTTAAATGTGTTGAGTACAAATAATTACTATAATCACTATCTGTGCTAATAATTTCTAAAAGTCTTTATATCCAAAAGAGTACTCAGAGGGTAGAATCAGTAAGACATGaagatgagggagtcaggcagtagtgctgcgggttaagcgcacgtggcgcaaagcgcaaggaccagctcaaggatcccagttggagcccccggcttcccatctgcaggggtagtcgattcacaggcggtgaagcaggtctgcagatgtctttctctccccccctctgttttcccctcctctcttcatttctctctgtcctatctaacaatgacataaataacaacaataataactacaacaacaataaaaaacaagggcaacaaaaaggaaaataaatattaaaaaaaaaaaaaaaaaaaaaaaaaaagacatgaagatgaaaccaggggccagatggtggcgcacctagttgagcacacaagttacagagcataaggacccaggtttgatcgctggtccccacctgcaggaggaaagctatgAGAGTGGTgtagcaatattgcaggtgtctctctccctgtctactcccccttccctctcaatttctggctgtctctatccataaagataataatttttaaaaaattatttaaaatgatgaaagtGCACAGGTCAAATAAAAAATTCTCACTGTAAATACTCAACATTTTCATTCTCTATTCTTAGAATGTCATGTTTCCCATCAAACTGTGAGAAGAATGCCAATTTAAGTATTCAGAAGTGGAGAGGCTGCCCAGGAAGTCTCACAGAGGATAAAAGTGTCAAACTCTGAAGTATGATATCCTAATTTCAATTTCCAATTGCATGTGCTAGAGCGGTGCCTTgatttccccctcttcctctcactgataaataaatctttaaaaaagtaaaaataaatggaaggggtgcaggaagtggtgcacctggttgagcacacataatacccaaggacccaggttcaagcctccggactCTACCTGCAAAGGACAAGTAGTCAAACAGTGCTACAACAGGTCTCTTTCTCCTGaagtgccccttccctctcaactcctttctctatccaaaacaaataaataaataaaagaaatggataggggccaggtggtagcgcacctggttgagtgcaagttacaatccacaaagactcaggtttgagccccaagtcctgacctgcagggggaaagctttgcaagtgatgaaggagtgttgcaggtgtctgtctctctctctctcccccaccctctaagttcgtgtctctatcgaataacaaataaaaatataaaaaatattcaaaacattttttaaaaaagagaaagaaatggatagaagaaATGAAGACTGCACAAAGACGGAATGCTTCCAAATACATGAAAATAGAGTCACAATGAAAACACGCTTGAGAAATATCGAAGTCAGCTCACTGATATGAAAGTCTCAAATATTATGATTGCCTATCTCAGGCTAAATTAGCCCATGAACAGTATATAACATCAGCTGTGAATATTGAcaagaaatattaaatatatttttaaaaaataggtcagGGAGGGATCGTTCATACTCTTTTAAGTCTGTGCTTATGTGAACCTTTTCAATAAGTCTTCCCCATTACAAATGATACAATAACACACAGAAGCTCACCAACACAGTGCTTTGCATATACAATAATAATTTTCTAAACATGAAACCAGCCAAAGAATATACACTATGAAGCTGGTCACAGACTTTCTGGACAACTTTCCTGAGCACTACAGACCATCATCAGAAATAACCTTTGAGATTCAGGGAAAGGAGCAGAAGGGGGCcttggggagtggggactggggtcctaGGTGGGAGGCCAGactattttgcagacacccatcatgCAGAGCTGGGAAATCATGCCTATGTGTAGACAACTATGCTATAAAGCATTAaccatctctcccccccccataaaatgaaaaaataaataggaaagaaaaaggaaaatagctTTTGAGTCTTAAATGCTCTGAGAAAAACACTCaagtaaaaacagaaatggaTTCACACCAGTACTCACCTGTGTGAGTGCTGAACACTCCACATACTTGACAGCCTTCAGGTCACGGGCCAGCTTTTCAGCAGTCTCTGGAGTGATAGGCTTCTGTTTGTTCTTGGCAAGTTTCTCAATAGTAGAGGGGTCATCTCTGAGATCAATCTGGGTCCCAACAAGCAAGAAAGGAGTCTTTGGGCAGTGGTGAGTTATCTCAGGCACCCACTaggaaaaaagtattttttaattacttttattaatCCAATCACTGAAGTTATATATAAGTCAAAAAAAGTTGTGTAAGAatgtttttcagagaaagaatATCTGACAaacaagaggctgggtggtggcaaacctggctaAGCGTACACATGCTCAAGGAAccagcttcaagtccccagtccccctacctgcaggtgtcatgcttcatgaaaggtgaagcagtgttgcagctaggtctctgtctctctctctctttctctccctccctctccatgtgccccttccctcttaattctctgtctctacccaaaataatttttttaattttttaaagaaaaaaaaaatctaaaaaagaatatTGGACAAACTCACCTTTTCTTTCACATTTTCAAATGAGGATGGAGAAACCACTGAAAAACAGACTAGAAATACATCTGTTTGTGGATAACTCAGCGGCCGTAATCTGTCATAGTCTTCTTGCCCTAAACAAAAAGTAGGAGAAATCAGCAAGTGTTCTCAAAATCTTTAGAGTATTAAAGTTATAAATCAGGTAGCAATTAAGCATGCAACTAATATCACACTGATCATTAATCAGAAAgcatttatttaatgaaatagCTCTCTAGTATTTCAGCAATATGCTTATTTAGTTAATTCTATGTAACATTTCAATTCTTTCCACTAgcaatactatttttttctttattaccagttcatagttttttatttttgtgttaatTTTTAACCCAACAATAATGCAATAATGGCTACTATACAGAAACAATTAAAGATCAACCTAAGACTAAGTTCTTATAGTAAAACTCAACTGGCAAAATCCATTCCCCATCATAAACTACCAAAGCAGGTCACATGCTTAATAAAGGTCTGAAACTGAGGAtatctgctgtgtgtgtgtgtctgtgtgtgtgtgtgtctgtgtgtgtgtgtgtctgtgtgtgtattttttaattaccaacaggtttatcactagggctcagtgccagcacacaaatccttttcttcttctctttttcttcttcttctaccccctctcttccttctcctcctccttctttccctcttcttcatTTGGTAAGGAGataaaggaggagaaaacagagagg includes the following:
- the CDC42 gene encoding cell division control protein 42 homolog isoform X1, with product MQTIKCVVVGDGAVGKTCLLISYTTNKFPSEYVPTVFDNYAVTVMIGGEPYTLGLFDTAGQEDYDRLRPLSYPQTDVFLVCFSVVSPSSFENVKEKWVPEITHHCPKTPFLLVGTQIDLRDDPSTIEKLAKNKQKPITPETAEKLARDLKAVKYVECSALTQKGLKNVFDEAILAALEPPEPKKSRRCVLL
- the CDC42 gene encoding cell division control protein 42 homolog isoform X2 produces the protein MQTIKCVVVGDGAVGKTCLLISYTTNKFPSEYVPTVFDNYAVTVMIGGEPYTLGLFDTAGQEDYDRLRPLSYPQTDVFLVCFSVVSPSSFENVKEKWVPEITHHCPKTPFLLVGTQIDLRDDPSTIEKLAKNKQKPITPETAEKLARDLKAVKYVECSALTQRGLKNVFDEAILAALEPPETQPKRKCCIF